TCCGGCAGCCAGTACGCCTCGATCCGCTCCACGTCCGCGCAGACGCTGACGTGGTACATGGCGAAGTCGTGGTTGACCCAGTCGCCGTACCGCTCGTCGAGCACGCCCTCCTCGTGCAGCGCCATCGACATCCCCATCGTCATGCCGCCGATGAGCTGGCTGTGGGCGGTGGTGGGGTTCACCACCCGGCCCGCGGCGAAGACGCCGAGCAGGCGGGGCACCCGGATCTCGCCGGTGTCCGCGTCGACGCGCACCTCGGCGAACTGGGCGCCGTACGCGTACCGGGCCAGCGGGCGTTGCGCCTTGACCTCGTCGGCGGTGTTCGCCTCGACGGTCAGCCCGTCGGCGGGCACCGCCCCACCCGGGGCGTCCCGGAGCCGGTCGCGCAGCCCCTCGCAGGCCCGGATCACCGCCCAGCTCCACGAGGAGGTGCCCATCGAACCGCCGGCCACCCCGGCCGGCGGTAGGTCGCTGTCGCCCACCCGGATCGTCACCCGCTCCACGGGTACGCCCAGCGCGTCCGCCGCCACCAGCCACAGGGCGGTACGGGCGCCGGTGCCGATGTCAGTCGCGTTGATCCGTACGTCGAAGGTGCCGTCCGGGGCGGCGGTGGCCGCCGCGGCCGCCGCCCGGGCCCGGGCCGGATAGCTCGACCCGGCCACGCCCGTGCCGACCAGCCACCGCCCCTCGCGGCGGGCCCCCGGCGTGGGGTCGCGGTCGGCCCAGCCGAACCGGCGCGCCCCCTCGCGCAGGCAGGCGACCAGGTTGCGGCTGCTGAACGGCTGCCCGCCGTCGGGATCGGCGGTCGGGTCGTTGCGGACCCGCAGCTCGACCGGGTCGACGCCGCACGCCGTCGCCAGCTCGTCCATCGCGGACTCCAGCGCGTACGCGCCCGGGCACTCGCCCGGCGCGCGCATCCAGAACGGGGTCGGCACGTCCAGCCGGACCAGCCGGTGGGTGGTGCGCCGGTGCCGCCCGGCGTACATGCTGCGGGTGTAGACGGCGGTCTGTTCGGCGAACTCGGTCAGCGTCGAGGTCTGGCTGATCGCGTCGTGGCAGACCGCGGCGATCCGGCCGTCGGCGTCGGCGCCGAGCCGGACCCGCTGGATGGTCGGGGTCCGGTACCCGATCGGGCCGAAGAGCTGCTGGCGGGTCAGGGCCAGCCGGACGGGCCGGTCCACCTGCCGGGCGGCCAGCGCGGCGAGCACCACGGCCGCCTTGGCGTACCCCTTGCTGCCGAAGCCGCCGCCGACGTGCTCGGCGACCACCCGGACCGACTCCCGGGGCAGCGCGAACAGCTCGGCGAGGGTCGCCTGCACCGGGGAGGAACCCTGGTTGGAGTCCTGCACCAGCAGCCGCCCGTCCCGCCATCGGGCGGTGGTGGCGTGCGGCTCCATCGGGTTGTTGTGGTAGGCCGGGGTGCGGTAGGTGGCGTCGATCCGCACCTCGGCGGCGGCGAAGCCGGCGTCGAAGTCGCCCTCGGCGGTGTCCGTCGGAAAGCCCGGGTTGACCGTGTCCGGCCGGTACAGCCCCGGGTGATGTTCCGAGAGCACGGTGCTGTGCGGCTCGCTGTCGTAGTCGATCCGGACCAGCCCGGCCGCCTCCCGGGCCGCCTCGATGGTCTCCGCCACCACGACGGCGACGAACTGCCCGCGATAGTGCACGGTCGGCTCCTGGAGCAGGAACAGGTCCGCGTCCACCCCGGGCGTCAGGCGGGGCGCGTGGCCGTGGTGCAGCACGTCGAGCACCCCGGGCAGGGCCAGCGCCGGGGCCGCGTCGACCCGGACGATGCGGCCGCGCGCCGCGGTCGCCGGCACGGCCCAGCCGTACGTCACGTCCTCGACCGGGTACTCGACCGCGTACCGGGCCGCCCCGGTGACCTTGTCCCGGCCCTCAAGCCGGGGATGTCCCCGGCCCACCGCGCCGACCGCCGGCGCGCTCACGGCCGTACCGGTCCGGCCAGGCCGGTCAGCGCGCGGACGGTGAGGTTGCGGATCAGCGGCACCTTGAACGCGTTGTGCCGCAACGGGCGGGCCGCGGCGAGCTCGGCGTCCGCGGCCCGGGCGGCGAGCTCGGCGGTGAACGGCCGGCCGCGCAGCAGCTCCTCCGCCCGGTACGCCCGCCACGGCCGGTGCGCGACCGCGCCGTACGCCAGCCGGACGTCGCGGACCACGTCCCCGTCCAGGTCGAGCGCCGCGGCCACCGAGCCGACCGCGAACGCGAACGAGGCCCGGTCGCGCACCTTCAGATATGTGGACCGCCGGGTGAACGACAGCGGTGGGACCCGTACCGCGGTGATCAGCGCGCCGCGGGGGAGGGTGGTCTCCCGTTCGGGGTGGTCGCCGGGCGTCCGGTGCAGCTCGGTGAGCGGCACGTCGCGGGGGCCGTCCGGCTCGCGTACCTCCACCATGGCGTCCAGCGCGACCAGGGCGACCGCCAGGTCCGACGGGTGGGTCGCCACGCAGCGTTCGGACCAGCCGAGGATGGCCAGCTCGCGGTTCTGTCCGTGCAGCGCCGCGCAGCCCGCGCCGGGCTCCCGCTTGTTGCACGCCTTTGCGGTGTCCTGGAAGTAGCCGCAGCGGGTGCGTTGCAGCAGGTTGCCGGCGGTGGTGGCCATGTTGCGCACCTGCCCGGAGGCGGCGGCGAGCAGGGCCCGGGTGAGCAGCGGGTAGTCCCGCCGGACCAGCGGGTGCGCCGCGAGGTCGCTGTTGCGCACCGTGGCGCCGATCCGCAACCCGCCGTCCGGCCCGGGTTCCACCGTGTCCAGCGGCAGCCCCGTCACGTCCACCAGCAGGCCCGGCCGTTGCACGCCGAGCTTCATCAGGTCCACCAGGTTGGTCCCGCCGCCCAGGTACGCCGCCCCCGGGTCCGCGTCGAGCAGTGCGACCGCCTCCGCGACGTCGACGGGCCGGTGGTAGCGGAAGGCTCTCACCGGGACGCCGCCGCCGCGCGGATCGCGGTCACGA
The window above is part of the Micromonospora inositola genome. Proteins encoded here:
- a CDS encoding FAD binding domain-containing protein — protein: MRAFRYHRPVDVAEAVALLDADPGAAYLGGGTNLVDLMKLGVQRPGLLVDVTGLPLDTVEPGPDGGLRIGATVRNSDLAAHPLVRRDYPLLTRALLAAASGQVRNMATTAGNLLQRTRCGYFQDTAKACNKREPGAGCAALHGQNRELAILGWSERCVATHPSDLAVALVALDAMVEVREPDGPRDVPLTELHRTPGDHPERETTLPRGALITAVRVPPLSFTRRSTYLKVRDRASFAFAVGSVAAALDLDGDVVRDVRLAYGAVAHRPWRAYRAEELLRGRPFTAELAARAADAELAAARPLRHNAFKVPLIRNLTVRALTGLAGPVRP
- a CDS encoding xanthine dehydrogenase family protein molybdopterin-binding subunit, translating into MSAPAVGAVGRGHPRLEGRDKVTGAARYAVEYPVEDVTYGWAVPATAARGRIVRVDAAPALALPGVLDVLHHGHAPRLTPGVDADLFLLQEPTVHYRGQFVAVVVAETIEAAREAAGLVRIDYDSEPHSTVLSEHHPGLYRPDTVNPGFPTDTAEGDFDAGFAAAEVRIDATYRTPAYHNNPMEPHATTARWRDGRLLVQDSNQGSSPVQATLAELFALPRESVRVVAEHVGGGFGSKGYAKAAVVLAALAARQVDRPVRLALTRQQLFGPIGYRTPTIQRVRLGADADGRIAAVCHDAISQTSTLTEFAEQTAVYTRSMYAGRHRRTTHRLVRLDVPTPFWMRAPGECPGAYALESAMDELATACGVDPVELRVRNDPTADPDGGQPFSSRNLVACLREGARRFGWADRDPTPGARREGRWLVGTGVAGSSYPARARAAAAAATAAPDGTFDVRINATDIGTGARTALWLVAADALGVPVERVTIRVGDSDLPPAGVAGGSMGTSSWSWAVIRACEGLRDRLRDAPGGAVPADGLTVEANTADEVKAQRPLARYAYGAQFAEVRVDADTGEIRVPRLLGVFAAGRVVNPTTAHSQLIGGMTMGMSMALHEEGVLDERYGDWVNHDFAMYHVSVCADVERIEAYWLPEEDPDVNPAGVKGLGEIGIVGTAAAITNAVHHATGVRVRDLPVRLDKLLDPTPTR